The Streptomyces sp. DH-12 genome has a window encoding:
- a CDS encoding urease subunit gamma: protein MHLTPHEQERLMVHVAADVAQRRRERGLPLNYPEVMALLTAHVYEEARAGATVDAVMESGRHVLRRSEVMDGVPEMVDNVQVEATFPDGTKLVTISDPFDEASTTVDVHPGKQELLPDEDEHRVAFNDGATPVPLVVRNPKDRPVQVGSHFHFAEANKGLKFRREAAHGMRLHIPSGTSERFEPGDRRTVMLVPIAGERIVHGLQADKSEEEKHLDAGQD, encoded by the coding sequence GTGCACCTGACCCCGCATGAGCAGGAGCGTCTGATGGTCCACGTGGCGGCCGACGTCGCCCAGCGGCGGCGTGAGCGCGGTCTGCCGTTGAACTATCCCGAAGTCATGGCGCTGTTGACGGCGCATGTCTACGAGGAGGCACGGGCCGGGGCGACGGTCGATGCGGTGATGGAGTCCGGGCGGCATGTGCTGCGGCGCAGCGAGGTCATGGACGGTGTGCCGGAGATGGTCGACAACGTCCAGGTCGAGGCGACGTTCCCGGACGGGACGAAGCTGGTGACCATCAGTGATCCGTTCGACGAGGCGTCCACCACGGTGGACGTCCATCCGGGCAAGCAGGAGTTGCTGCCGGACGAGGACGAGCACCGGGTGGCCTTCAACGACGGTGCGACGCCCGTGCCGCTGGTGGTGCGCAACCCCAAGGACCGTCCGGTCCAGGTGGGATCCCACTTCCACTTCGCCGAGGCCAACAAGGGACTCAAGTTCCGCCGTGAGGCGGCCCACGGAATGCGGCTGCACATCCCGTCCGGCACGTCCGAACGGTTCGAGCCCGGCGACAGGCGCACCGTGATGCTCGTGCCGATCGCCGGTGAGCGGATCGTCCACGGGCTCCAGGCCGACAAGAGCGAAGAGGAGAAGCACCTCGATGCCGGACAGGACTGA